The sequence TGATATCGGATTACGTGATAGATTCGCGCGTCAACAATAAAGGCCAATAATAAAAAGCCCCACCAACAGGGGATGCAGAACAATAAATCTCCAGTACCCAACAATATCAGAGGCAAGCATGTCTGACTTTCGTCAAAAAGCCTTGGACTACCATTCCAAGCCCGTCCCCGGAAAAATCAGTGTTGAGCTGACTAAGCCAGCAGAGAGTGTCGGCGATCTGGCCCTGGCATACAGCCCGGGTGTGGCTGAGCCGGTAAAAGAAATTGCCGCTAATCCCGATGCGGTGTACCAGTACACGGCAAAGGGCAATATGGTGGCGGTGATCTCCAACGGCACCGCGATTCTGGGGCTCGGTAACCTTGGTCCCATGGCCTCCAAGCCGGTGATGGAAGGTAAGGCATTATTGTTTAAACGCTTTGCCGGGCTGGATGCCATAGACATCGAAGTCAGGCATCGTACCACTGAAGAATTTATTACCACTGTGGCCAATATTGCCGATACCTTCGGTGGTATTAACTTAGAAGATATCAAGGCACCGGAGTGTTTTGAGATTGAACAGGAACTGATCAAGCGCTGCCGTATTCCGGTTTTCCATGATGATCAGCATGGCACAGCCATTGTAACGGCTGCCGGCATGCTGAATGCGCTGGAGATTCAGGGCAAGAATATTCATGATGTCACCATTGTGTGCATGGGCGCCGGCGCTGCGGCTGTGGCCTGTATGGAGCTTTTGATAAAATGTGGTGCCCAGCGTGAGCGTATTTATATGCTCGACAGAAAAGGGGTGATTCACACCCGCCGTGATGATTTGACCCCTCATAAGCAGTTTTTTGCCAATAACACCGATAAGCGTACCCTTGAAGATGTGATGGAAGATGCCGATGTGTTTGTGGGCGTATCGGGCCCTGATGTGTTGCCGCCGGAGACCCTTAAGCTGATGGCTCCAAACCCGGTGGTGTTTGCCTGCTCTAACCCGGATCCTGAAATCAGGCCGGATCTGGCTCATGCTGCCAGAGACGATTTGATTATGGCCACCGGTCGTTCTGACTATCCTAATCAGGTTAACAATGTGCTTTGTTTCCCCTTTATCTTTCGTGGAGCGCTGGATGTCAGGGCGTCGACCATTAATGATGAGATGAAAGTGGCGGCGGTTGAGGCCATTCGCAGTATCGCTAAAGAGCCGGTTTCTGAAGCGGTGCTTAAGGCCTCCGGAGTGGATTCACTGACCTTTGGTCGGGAGTATATTATTCCCAAGCCTATGGATCCGAGGTTGTGCCAGCGGGTAGCGAAAACCGTTGCTCAGGCCGCCATCGATACCGGCGTGGCCCGTATTGAAACCCTGCCGAAAGGGTATATGGAATAAGTAGGAAAAGTGGGGTCAGAGTAAACTTTTCCGTTTTATCGCTGGTCTGCTTATCTGGAAAGAGAGAAAAGTTTACTCTGACCCCACTTTTCCTCACTCCTCACATACAGATTAGTAGCCCGGATTCACTCAATATTCGTCCTTCCCGCAATCCGCTGCGCTCCTTGAAGGCTACAGTTGCCTGGCGGAATAGAAAAAGGCACTGGATTCCCGCCAACAACACGCGGGAATGAAAACCGGTCATGCCCGAAAGCCGTTATCGGGCATCCAGTGCCCTTTGAGAAAAACAAAGATACAAAGAGTGCGGACAGAAGTGGGAGCTAATCCCTCACGCCTGCCCCCTCACTCATCACTCCTCACTTTTCATATAATCCAGCGTCAGGTTGGTAAGCAGTTCAACCCCCAGCTTCATGCCGGCTTCATCGATTTTAAACTCAGGGGTATGGTGAGCCGGGGCTTGTTCCCTGGGCAGATCCAGTGGTTTGCCGCCTACAAATAAGTAAACCCCAGGCACTTCCTGCTGGAAAAATGAAAAGTCTTCGGCACCGGTGACGGCCTTCACTTCTTTAACCTTACCCTCGCCTGCTGTGCGATGCAGGGTTGGTAACATCTTGTCCATCAGTGCCGGGTCGTTATAGGTAACCGGGTAGCTGTAATCCAGCGGCAGGGTGACTTCCGCTTCAGCCCGCATACTTTCGGCGATACTGGTGGCTTTGCGGTGCACAGCCTGATGCAGCTGATCGCGCATATCCTGGTTCAGAGTGCGTATGGTACCCACCAGTTCCACTTCATTGGGGATGATATTCGAGCGGTTACCACCGTGAATTGACCCTATTGTCACTACGGCCGCATCTTCGGTCAGGGGCAGTTCCCGACTGACGATAGTCTGCAGGCCCATCACAATCTGGGCTGCGGTTGTAATGGGATCCACACTCAGCCAGGGGTAGGCGCCGTGAGCCTGTTTACCTCTGACCACAATTTTAAAGGGATCCACCGCCGCCATAATGCCGCCGTGGCGATACTCTACGACACCGACATCGGTATCGGAGCTGATATGCAGGCCGAAGATCACATCCACATCTTTCATCACGCCTTCTTTAACCATCAGCTCGGCACCGCCTTCTTCACCGGCTGGCGCGCCCTCTTCGGCCGGCTGAAACACAAATTTGATTTTGCCGGTCAGCTCAGATTTCATTTCTGTCAGGATCTTCGCTGCGCCCATCAGCATCGCCATATGGGTATCATGACCACAGGCATGCATTACCGGTACTTCATTGCCGTTATATTCACCAATAGCTTCAGAGCGAAAAGGCAGTTCGTTTTGTTCCGGTACCGGTAATCCGTCCATATCCGCTCGCAGGGCAATAGTGGGACCAGGCTTGCCTGTGTCCAGCACTGCCACCACGCCCGTTTTGGCGACGCCTGTCTGCACCGGTAAACCCAGACTACGCAGATACTTTTCAATATATTTGGCGGTTTCAAATTCGCGATTCGATAATTCAGGGTATTGATGAAAGTGTCGGCGCCACTCAATGACCTGGGGCTCGAGCTCGGCGGCTCTGTCACTGACTTTATCAGCCTGGGCAAAGGGCGCTGCACTGAGCAGTGCAATAAACAGGATGCTGGGTTTCATTATTATTCTCCGCTGGGGTAATGCCATAGGTACAGAGCCAATGTATGGCCTGAGTGCACAGCGCGTCAATGCATTTGGTCGGCTCAGCCAGTGATTTCCCCTTGATTATCCTTGTAGCAGCCCCGAATATGATGACGTATTCAGTAAAAAAACCTCAAAGCAACAGCAATAAGGACAGTATGAGCTTTACAGATGACAAGCAGGTGCCTTGCTTTGCCGTGGTGGCAGAGGGCGGCGGTCAGAAGGGAATTTTCACCGCCGGTGTGCTGGACAGTTTTCTGGACCAGCAATTCTGGCCTTTCCATCTCAAGGTAGGTGTGTCAGCGGGAGCGCAGAATCTTACTGCTTATTGTGCCAGGGCCAGACAGTATGCCAAGACCGCAATTCAGCAACTGACTACCAATCAGTCTTTTTTCCGGCCTGCCCGGTTCTTTACCGGCGGTAATGTGATCGACCTCGATTGGTACTTTCAGCAAGTGAGGCCGCAGGGGCCGCTGCGTTTTCCCACAAACCCGGCTGCGCTCGACAAGGCCTCGAACCTGTATGTGGTAGCGGCCGATGCCGATTCTCTGGAGCCGGTGTACCTGCATACCTGGCATGAGAATATGCACGAAAATCTTAAAGCCTCCAGTGCTATTCCTTTTTTGTACCGCCAGGGCGTGGAAATTGATGGCCGCAGACTGATCGATGGTGGTGTGGCCGATCCTATTCCGGTTCGCTGGGCCTATCAGCAGGGGGCAAGAAAGATTCTGGTGATCCGCACTGTGAGTGAAAATTTTAACGGCCAGTCACC comes from Lacimicrobium alkaliphilum and encodes:
- a CDS encoding malic enzyme-like NAD(P)-binding protein, encoding MSDFRQKALDYHSKPVPGKISVELTKPAESVGDLALAYSPGVAEPVKEIAANPDAVYQYTAKGNMVAVISNGTAILGLGNLGPMASKPVMEGKALLFKRFAGLDAIDIEVRHRTTEEFITTVANIADTFGGINLEDIKAPECFEIEQELIKRCRIPVFHDDQHGTAIVTAAGMLNALEIQGKNIHDVTIVCMGAGAAAVACMELLIKCGAQRERIYMLDRKGVIHTRRDDLTPHKQFFANNTDKRTLEDVMEDADVFVGVSGPDVLPPETLKLMAPNPVVFACSNPDPEIRPDLAHAARDDLIMATGRSDYPNQVNNVLCFPFIFRGALDVRASTINDEMKVAAVEAIRSIAKEPVSEAVLKASGVDSLTFGREYIIPKPMDPRLCQRVAKTVAQAAIDTGVARIETLPKGYME
- a CDS encoding amidohydrolase → MKPSILFIALLSAAPFAQADKVSDRAAELEPQVIEWRRHFHQYPELSNREFETAKYIEKYLRSLGLPVQTGVAKTGVVAVLDTGKPGPTIALRADMDGLPVPEQNELPFRSEAIGEYNGNEVPVMHACGHDTHMAMLMGAAKILTEMKSELTGKIKFVFQPAEEGAPAGEEGGAELMVKEGVMKDVDVIFGLHISSDTDVGVVEYRHGGIMAAVDPFKIVVRGKQAHGAYPWLSVDPITTAAQIVMGLQTIVSRELPLTEDAAVVTIGSIHGGNRSNIIPNEVELVGTIRTLNQDMRDQLHQAVHRKATSIAESMRAEAEVTLPLDYSYPVTYNDPALMDKMLPTLHRTAGEGKVKEVKAVTGAEDFSFFQQEVPGVYLFVGGKPLDLPREQAPAHHTPEFKIDEAGMKLGVELLTNLTLDYMKSEE
- a CDS encoding patatin-like phospholipase family protein, whose protein sequence is MSFTDDKQVPCFAVVAEGGGQKGIFTAGVLDSFLDQQFWPFHLKVGVSAGAQNLTAYCARARQYAKTAIQQLTTNQSFFRPARFFTGGNVIDLDWYFQQVRPQGPLRFPTNPAALDKASNLYVVAADADSLEPVYLHTWHENMHENLKASSAIPFLYRQGVEIDGRRLIDGGVADPIPVRWAYQQGARKILVIRTVSENFNGQSPMLERLRPILRRAKQSPRMMEMYVNYQRHYADALQFIQTPPEDLEIVQIAPPTNLRSMVLGSSNEVLKYDYLIGKREGRKFLRQWLRQQRQRA